A window of the Mesoplasma florum L1 genome harbors these coding sequences:
- a CDS encoding ribonuclease J, translating to MEKEKITSTNQIIEKEDFEPFVFKQKEVQRKYIKTESPTKVFALGGLEEIGKNTYCIEHENEIIMIDAGVKFPDDSMLGINAVIPDYSYLKENESKIKALFITHGHEDHIGGIHYLVKQVNIPVIYAPELAAALIRDRLKEHKLTDKTIVKEYVADDIWATKNLRVSYAALNHSIPDAFGILVETPNGNIFSTGDYKFDWSPLGHFAELSKLASMGDKGIELLMSDSTNAEVEGYTPGEKGIIENIDKLFLKAKGRIFITTFASNVHRIQQIVELANKYDKKVVILGRSIERIIKIIRQMGHLKINDKMFIKANDIDKHPANKIMIISTGSQGEPMAALSRIATNRHQSISIIPGDTVIFSSSPIPGNRADVEILINRLTRIGANVIESSPSNRIHTSGHASQEEQKLLFTLLRPNYFMPMHGEFRMLKKHIETAESVNLQKGHGFVMANGDQLELLQGNAQIGKRVDADAIYVDGKDMTAHASNIIRERDILSKDGLISVVVSIDSQTNKLLCAPRIISRGSFYVKDSGNVISEAITIVTEAINEVLNSNKPTFGAIKKAIKQSLSPYIFKTKRRNPLIIPVILNKK from the coding sequence ATGGAAAAGGAAAAAATAACTTCTACTAATCAAATTATTGAAAAAGAAGATTTTGAACCTTTTGTTTTTAAACAAAAAGAAGTTCAAAGAAAATATATTAAAACTGAATCACCAACTAAAGTTTTTGCTTTAGGTGGACTTGAAGAAATTGGTAAAAATACTTACTGTATAGAACATGAAAACGAAATTATTATGATTGATGCTGGAGTTAAGTTCCCAGATGATTCTATGTTAGGTATTAATGCAGTTATCCCTGATTATTCATATTTAAAAGAAAATGAATCAAAAATAAAAGCGCTTTTCATAACTCATGGACATGAAGATCACATTGGTGGAATTCACTATTTAGTTAAACAAGTTAATATACCTGTTATTTATGCACCTGAATTAGCTGCTGCTTTAATTAGAGATAGATTGAAAGAACATAAATTAACTGACAAAACAATTGTTAAAGAATACGTTGCTGATGATATATGAGCAACTAAAAATTTACGTGTAAGTTATGCAGCTTTAAACCACTCTATTCCTGATGCTTTTGGTATTTTAGTAGAAACACCAAATGGAAATATTTTTTCAACAGGGGATTATAAATTTGACTGATCACCTTTAGGACACTTTGCTGAATTAAGTAAATTAGCCAGCATGGGTGATAAAGGAATTGAACTTTTAATGTCTGATTCAACAAATGCTGAAGTTGAAGGTTATACACCTGGTGAAAAAGGAATTATTGAAAATATCGATAAATTGTTCTTAAAAGCAAAAGGTAGAATTTTTATTACAACTTTTGCTTCTAACGTTCACCGTATTCAACAAATTGTTGAGTTAGCTAACAAATATGATAAAAAAGTTGTTATCCTTGGAAGATCAATTGAAAGAATTATTAAAATAATCCGTCAAATGGGTCACTTAAAAATTAATGATAAAATGTTTATTAAAGCAAATGACATTGATAAACATCCAGCAAATAAAATAATGATTATTTCTACAGGTAGCCAAGGTGAACCAATGGCAGCTCTTTCAAGAATTGCTACAAATAGACACCAATCTATTTCTATTATTCCTGGTGATACAGTTATTTTCTCTTCATCACCAATACCTGGAAATAGAGCTGATGTTGAAATCTTAATTAATAGACTAACTAGAATTGGTGCTAATGTTATTGAATCTTCACCAAGCAACAGAATTCATACTTCAGGTCACGCTAGTCAAGAAGAGCAAAAATTATTATTTACATTATTAAGACCAAATTACTTTATGCCAATGCATGGTGAGTTCAGAATGTTAAAAAAACATATTGAAACAGCTGAATCTGTTAACCTACAAAAAGGGCATGGATTTGTTATGGCAAATGGTGATCAATTAGAATTATTACAAGGTAATGCTCAAATTGGTAAACGTGTTGATGCTGATGCTATTTATGTAGATGGAAAAGATATGACAGCTCATGCTTCAAACATAATTAGAGAACGTGACATATTAAGTAAAGACGGTTTAATTTCAGTTGTTGTTTCAATTGATTCTCAAACTAATAAATTATTATGTGCGCCCAGAATTATTTCACGTGGAAGTTTTTATGTAAAAGATTCAGGTAATGTAATTAGTGAAGCAATTACAATTGTTACAGAAGCTATAAATGAAGTGCTAAATTCTAATAAACCTACATTTGGTGCAATAAAAAAAGCGATTAAGCAATCACTTTCTCCATATATATTTAAAACTAAACGTAGAAATCCATTAATCATTCCAGTTATATTAAACAAAAAATAA
- a CDS encoding phosphoglycerate kinase, with product MNYNLKKTLKDINVKGKKVLVRVDFNVPLKDGVITDDNRIQAALPTIKYLVENGAKVILFSHLSRIKSEDDKKTKSLAPVAKRLEEVLAQSVNFVNQTRGTELETAINALNEKEVLLFENTRFEDVKDGEVVKAESKNDPELGKYWASLGDVFINDAFGTAHRAHASNVGIASNISESALGFLVQNEIEMLGKGIDAPERPFVAILGGAKVSDKIGVIDNLLTKVDKILIGGGMTYTFHKAMGLEIGNSLLEADKVELAKEYLEKANGKIMLPVDSLCAPEYADVAPTLCGENVPAGMMGLDIGPKTIEMYEKELANAKTVVWNGPMGVSEFENFKAGTVAVCEAAAKRKADGGFTLIGGGDSAAAAIKLGFKDEFSWISTGGGASLEYMEGKELPGIAAIQNK from the coding sequence ATGAATTACAATTTGAAAAAAACATTAAAAGATATTAATGTAAAAGGAAAAAAAGTTTTAGTTCGTGTTGACTTTAATGTTCCATTAAAAGATGGAGTTATTACTGATGACAATCGTATTCAAGCAGCATTACCAACAATTAAATATTTAGTTGAAAATGGCGCAAAAGTTATCTTATTTTCACACTTATCAAGAATTAAAAGTGAAGATGACAAAAAAACTAAATCATTAGCTCCAGTAGCAAAAAGATTGGAAGAAGTTTTAGCACAATCAGTAAACTTTGTTAACCAAACAAGAGGAACTGAATTAGAAACTGCAATTAATGCATTAAATGAAAAAGAAGTTTTATTATTTGAAAACACTCGTTTCGAAGATGTAAAAGATGGTGAAGTAGTTAAAGCTGAATCAAAAAATGATCCAGAATTAGGAAAATACTGAGCAAGCCTTGGAGATGTATTTATTAATGATGCATTTGGTACTGCACACCGTGCTCATGCTTCAAACGTTGGTATAGCTTCAAACATTTCTGAATCAGCATTAGGTTTCTTAGTTCAAAATGAAATTGAAATGTTAGGTAAAGGAATAGACGCACCTGAAAGACCTTTTGTTGCAATTTTAGGAGGAGCAAAAGTTTCTGACAAAATTGGTGTTATTGATAACCTTTTAACTAAAGTTGACAAAATTTTAATTGGTGGAGGTATGACTTATACATTCCATAAAGCAATGGGATTAGAAATTGGTAACTCATTATTAGAAGCTGATAAAGTTGAATTGGCTAAAGAATACTTAGAAAAAGCTAATGGAAAAATAATGTTACCTGTTGATAGTTTATGTGCTCCTGAATATGCTGATGTTGCTCCAACATTATGTGGAGAAAATGTTCCAGCAGGAATGATGGGATTAGATATCGGACCAAAAACTATTGAAATGTATGAAAAAGAATTAGCAAACGCAAAAACTGTTGTTTGAAATGGACCAATGGGAGTTAGTGAATTTGAAAACTTCAAAGCTGGTACTGTTGCTGTTTGTGAAGCTGCTGCAAAACGTAAAGCTGATGGAGGTTTCACTTTAATTGGTGGAGGAGACTCAGCTGCAGCTGCAATTAAATTAGGATTCAAAGATGAATTCTCATGAATTTCTACAGGTGGTGGAGCTTCATTAGAATATATGGAAGGTAAAGAATTACCTGGAATTGCTGCAATCCAAAACAAATAA
- the phnC gene encoding phosphonate ABC transporter ATP-binding protein: protein MIEFKKVEKVWPNGKHVLKDINLKINAGEFVAVIGLSGAGKTTLLKTINKINNISSGEIFIDINENEKYEINKTKGKSLRNLRKHIGLMSQEYNNIEKQTVLKNVLNSRVAQMNFFRAMAGFFTKEEKQNALAALEKLNLLEFSYIRADNLSGGQQQRVALARTINQNPKIIIADEPVSALDPILANRVMEDFKKINSELNITVIINIHHVDLALKYCDRIIGLKDGEIVFDGDPKKLNESKLEEIYGK, encoded by the coding sequence ATGATAGAATTTAAAAAAGTTGAAAAAGTTTGACCAAATGGAAAACATGTTTTAAAAGACATTAATTTAAAAATTAATGCGGGTGAATTTGTTGCTGTTATTGGTTTATCAGGAGCTGGTAAAACTACATTGTTGAAAACCATAAATAAGATAAATAATATTAGCTCTGGAGAAATTTTTATTGATATAAATGAAAATGAAAAATATGAAATTAATAAAACTAAAGGTAAATCTTTAAGAAATTTAAGAAAACACATTGGGTTAATGTCACAAGAGTATAACAACATTGAAAAACAAACAGTTTTAAAAAATGTTTTAAACTCAAGAGTTGCTCAAATGAATTTTTTTAGAGCAATGGCAGGTTTTTTTACCAAAGAAGAAAAACAAAATGCTCTTGCAGCTCTTGAAAAACTTAATTTACTTGAGTTTTCATATATTAGGGCTGATAATTTGTCTGGTGGTCAGCAACAACGTGTTGCTTTAGCAAGAACAATAAATCAAAATCCTAAAATAATAATAGCAGATGAACCTGTTTCAGCACTTGACCCAATATTAGCAAATAGAGTTATGGAAGATTTTAAGAAAATTAACTCGGAATTAAATATAACAGTTATTATAAATATTCATCATGTCGATTTAGCATTAAAATATTGTGATCGAATAATAGGATTAAAAGATGGAGAAATAGTATTTGATGGGGACCCTAAAAAATTAAATGAATCCAAATTAGAAGAAATTTACGGAAAATAA
- a CDS encoding PhnE/PtxC family ABC transporter permease, with protein MTKRLSNSILNQKAFKIKDNYSKSPKKIFFWSITLFTLFIVILSFFTLDSKWLEFFRDMPSLFERIGEMFKWDWTDFSTINGTGHSFLYNAFVSIWDTIVMAFAGTVIGVVIAIPVAILASSNIVKNKSVNFIARLILSIFRTIPSFVYALVLVNYFGATTFTVTLSLTMFTFSISGKTLYERIEQINIKIFTASQSTGANKSVSFRAAVWPQVSHHVLSIMFYSLETNIRYVSIIAGVTRMGIGQMINNAVDYNEWNRVGFLLTLLVAVILFLELSIWLIRNYIIEDKDFRIDGKEQRKFDKKINKIKSQKDINFYIKNVLCVDIDKKINDSKSQENTKKLVEEKKELINNFKSDLSTKIENDIEAYKKLKKSNPNSFDLYAKDFETGLRYRIDKVNKVKFKFKVNEIKNAKIEEIKNERADAHKNFIENLSVEKVLRSEPKNYIKRIVLYAIILGFFIYTLTLLEFKLSSKELIEATNKNLLEILKINWSSLFISKANGGNSNAPYSVMYLLYETLSIAVVGTFIGAVIAYVLGMLSSEKIVNKYVARIFVALTSMMRAIPSYIYALIFVIVVGMGPFTGVLALIMGTIGMLTKYNRELFDDINQKIIFQLEATGVNWFTKLRYGIMSQTSTAAMSNIIYRFDINFKEVAMLGAVGAGNMGYLLNSYFSDQYFNEFGALLFGIILFTLLIEFISASIRNKLSFGTNLNWISSIINFVNQRYFATFKSNEKQLNIDSKLSYEESMSLYAYTNQTILNNAIAMKKEEKLSFKDAWNKAYIDFYDIRKKYDSSITDNNIVKLEELKFKNNKKDFASKRKAWVVQVRQESKLEIIKFRKSLKTTTDLKTRKDLKNSIKYSKNIKKLKITNINY; from the coding sequence ATGACTAAAAGATTATCAAATTCTATTTTGAATCAAAAAGCATTCAAGATAAAAGATAACTATTCAAAATCCCCAAAAAAAATATTCTTTTGATCAATAACTTTATTTACGCTTTTTATAGTAATACTCTCATTTTTTACATTAGATTCAAAATGATTAGAGTTTTTTAGAGATATGCCTAGTCTTTTTGAAAGAATAGGTGAAATGTTTAAATGAGATTGAACTGACTTTAGCACAATAAATGGAACAGGGCACTCATTTTTATATAACGCTTTTGTTTCTATATGAGACACTATCGTTATGGCATTTGCTGGAACTGTTATTGGTGTTGTAATTGCAATTCCCGTAGCTATTTTAGCTTCTTCAAATATTGTAAAAAATAAATCTGTAAATTTTATAGCTAGACTTATACTTTCAATATTCAGAACTATACCATCATTTGTGTATGCATTAGTTCTTGTAAATTATTTTGGTGCTACCACTTTCACAGTAACACTTTCATTAACTATGTTTACATTTTCAATTTCAGGTAAAACATTGTATGAAAGAATAGAACAAATAAATATTAAAATATTTACTGCTTCTCAATCAACTGGAGCTAATAAATCTGTATCATTTAGAGCAGCTGTTTGACCTCAGGTATCTCATCATGTACTTTCAATAATGTTTTACTCTCTTGAAACTAACATAAGATACGTTTCAATCATTGCGGGTGTAACAAGAATGGGAATAGGTCAAATGATAAACAATGCAGTTGACTATAATGAGTGAAATAGAGTTGGTTTCTTATTAACTCTATTAGTTGCAGTTATACTATTTTTAGAACTTTCAATATGATTAATTAGAAATTACATTATTGAAGATAAAGATTTTAGAATAGATGGTAAAGAGCAAAGAAAATTTGATAAAAAAATAAATAAAATAAAATCTCAAAAAGACATTAATTTTTATATTAAAAATGTACTTTGTGTAGATATAGATAAAAAAATAAATGATTCTAAAAGCCAAGAAAATACCAAAAAATTGGTAGAGGAAAAAAAAGAATTAATAAATAACTTTAAAAGTGACTTAAGTACTAAAATAGAAAATGACATCGAAGCTTATAAAAAATTAAAGAAATCAAATCCAAATAGTTTTGACTTGTATGCAAAAGATTTTGAAACTGGCTTACGTTATAGAATAGATAAAGTAAATAAAGTAAAATTTAAATTTAAAGTTAATGAAATTAAAAATGCAAAAATAGAAGAAATAAAAAATGAAAGAGCTGATGCTCATAAAAATTTTATTGAAAATCTATCTGTTGAGAAAGTTTTAAGAAGTGAACCTAAAAATTATATTAAAAGAATAGTTTTATATGCAATAATTTTAGGTTTCTTCATTTACACATTAACATTACTAGAATTTAAACTTTCATCAAAAGAATTAATTGAAGCAACAAATAAAAATTTATTAGAAATTTTAAAAATAAATTGATCATCGTTATTCATTTCTAAAGCAAATGGTGGAAACAGTAATGCACCCTATAGTGTTATGTATCTTTTATATGAAACTTTATCGATAGCAGTTGTAGGAACTTTTATAGGTGCAGTGATTGCATATGTACTAGGTATGTTATCATCAGAAAAAATTGTTAATAAATATGTAGCAAGAATTTTTGTCGCATTAACATCAATGATGAGGGCAATCCCAAGTTATATTTATGCATTAATATTTGTAATTGTTGTTGGAATGGGTCCTTTTACAGGTGTATTAGCGCTTATTATGGGAACTATAGGTATGCTTACAAAATATAATAGAGAGTTATTTGATGATATAAATCAAAAAATAATTTTTCAACTTGAAGCAACAGGAGTTAATTGATTTACCAAATTAAGATATGGGATAATGTCTCAAACATCAACAGCAGCGATGTCAAATATTATTTATAGATTTGATATAAACTTTAAAGAAGTTGCAATGTTAGGTGCTGTCGGAGCTGGTAATATGGGATATTTATTAAATTCATATTTTTCTGATCAATATTTTAATGAATTTGGAGCGTTATTATTCGGTATTATTTTATTTACACTATTAATTGAATTTATTTCAGCTTCAATAAGAAATAAACTTTCATTTGGAACTAATTTAAATTGAATTTCTTCAATAATAAATTTTGTAAATCAAAGATACTTTGCAACTTTTAAATCAAATGAAAAACAATTAAATATAGACTCTAAATTATCATATGAAGAATCAATGTCTTTATATGCTTACACAAATCAAACTATATTAAATAATGCAATAGCAATGAAAAAAGAAGAAAAGCTATCATTTAAAGATGCATGAAATAAGGCATATATAGATTTCTATGATATTAGAAAAAAATATGATAGTTCAATAACTGACAATAATATTGTCAAATTAGAAGAATTAAAATTCAAGAATAATAAAAAAGATTTTGCTTCAAAAAGAAAAGCTTGAGTTGTACAAGTTAGACAAGAATCAAAATTAGAAATAATTAAATTTAGAAAATCATTAAAAACAACAACAGATTTAAAAACACGAAAAGACTTAAAGAATTCTATTAAATATTCAAAAAATATTAAAAAGTTAAAAATCACAAACATTAATTATTAA
- a CDS encoding PhnD/SsuA/transferrin family substrate-binding protein, which produces MKKLLAIVGAIGLTGTAATTVVSCGTTDTFDIIFIPSNNATEVINTVKPLEGKLQAEMKARAEERGETFTKKVKISTSTNYEAAGSTLAAGKADLAFLPVGTYNKNKGTLKEDGTYDKLGILLESSRDAYSVEAGMPDGPITQSDSLKYAKNYNELLDISEEENITKEQIREKYLDTKEKSAYYRSYVYVNNKLLEKQGIDISSIQDDSYGETLRKLILPDAKGDEAKGTVNFAVSKSKTSSAGTIYPLMWLKNVAKFNDQQVKYIYINSKKQENYPSAAEVVSNSESVAVGFSDIRYEIKDEAASIKAFKNTSVIGMTDKIINDGIMYSRKRVNDDKVIKDLRDSFKDLISKEENKEIFNVYNHADYIGPEGEQAPIEWETALDKEITVTSVEAEKIEALIKDL; this is translated from the coding sequence ATGAAAAAATTATTAGCAATAGTTGGCGCAATTGGATTAACAGGAACAGCTGCAACAACAGTTGTCTCATGTGGAACAACAGATACATTTGACATTATTTTTATTCCATCAAATAATGCAACTGAAGTTATTAACACAGTTAAACCATTGGAAGGAAAACTACAAGCAGAAATGAAAGCAAGAGCTGAAGAGCGTGGCGAAACATTTACTAAAAAAGTTAAAATTTCAACTTCTACAAATTATGAAGCTGCTGGATCAACATTGGCTGCTGGTAAAGCTGATTTAGCATTTTTACCAGTAGGAACTTACAATAAAAATAAAGGTACTCTGAAAGAAGACGGAACATATGACAAACTAGGTATTCTTCTTGAATCTTCTAGAGATGCATATAGTGTTGAAGCTGGTATGCCAGATGGTCCTATAACACAAAGTGACTCATTAAAATATGCAAAAAATTATAATGAATTATTGGATATTTCAGAAGAAGAAAATATTACAAAAGAACAAATTAGAGAAAAATATTTAGATACAAAAGAAAAATCAGCATATTATAGATCATATGTATACGTTAACAATAAATTATTGGAAAAACAAGGAATTGATATTTCTTCAATTCAAGATGATTCATATGGAGAAACTTTGAGAAAATTAATTTTACCAGATGCAAAAGGTGATGAAGCAAAGGGAACTGTAAATTTTGCTGTTTCTAAAAGTAAAACTTCAAGTGCAGGTACTATTTATCCTTTGATGTGACTTAAAAATGTAGCCAAATTTAACGATCAACAAGTTAAATACATATACATAAACTCAAAAAAACAAGAGAATTATCCAAGTGCTGCAGAAGTTGTATCTAATTCAGAAAGTGTTGCTGTTGGTTTCAGTGATATTAGATACGAAATTAAAGATGAAGCAGCTTCAATAAAAGCTTTTAAAAATACAAGTGTTATTGGAATGACTGACAAAATAATAAATGACGGAATAATGTATTCTAGAAAAAGAGTGAATGATGATAAAGTTATAAAAGACTTAAGAGATTCATTCAAAGATCTTATTAGTAAAGAAGAAAACAAAGAAATTTTTAATGTTTACAATCATGCAGATTATATTGGCCCTGAAGGAGAACAAGCCCCAATTGAATGAGAAACAGCATTAGATAAAGAAATAACTGTTACTAGTGTTGAAGCAGAAAAAATTGAAGCATTAATAAAAGATCTTTAG
- a CDS encoding ECF transporter S component, translated as MDKKYKLWNYKYDFSEINLKNWKEVLKDTFKLNTRKIALLSMLFAIEILMTIISKVIMGLAIPMIVGVYTIEISFFVILIIYLCSNYIYASILSITAIWFRLLLGSEPVGLLSMMISDTAFLTIFAVLFFILKKFIFLKFKFKNQIKILIALICFAGLISMIGSGFISMLCNDKFIFEMYYLSDDGSGYWKMLLWVGFGVTLAKYSINILLFASTLKVLLILIKQSRV; from the coding sequence ATGGATAAAAAATATAAGTTATGAAATTATAAATATGATTTTTCAGAAATAAACTTAAAGAATTGAAAAGAAGTATTAAAAGATACTTTTAAACTTAATACTAGAAAAATAGCTTTGCTTTCAATGTTATTTGCAATTGAAATATTGATGACTATAATTTCTAAAGTTATTATGGGTCTAGCTATTCCAATGATTGTTGGTGTTTACACAATCGAGATTTCTTTCTTTGTCATACTAATTATATATTTATGTTCTAACTACATATATGCATCTATATTGTCCATTACTGCGATTTGATTTAGATTATTATTAGGTAGTGAACCTGTAGGTTTACTTTCAATGATGATTTCAGATACAGCTTTTTTAACAATTTTTGCAGTTTTATTTTTCATCTTAAAAAAATTTATATTTTTAAAGTTTAAATTTAAAAATCAAATAAAAATTCTTATTGCTTTAATTTGTTTTGCTGGTTTAATATCTATGATTGGATCAGGTTTTATTTCAATGTTGTGTAATGATAAATTTATTTTTGAAATGTATTATTTATCTGATGATGGTAGCGGTTATTGAAAAATGCTTTTATGAGTTGGATTTGGTGTAACTTTAGCTAAATATAGTATCAATATTTTGCTCTTTGCTTCAACGTTAAAGGTTTTATTAATTTTAATTAAACAATCTAGAGTATAA